GCAAGAAGGTGAAGATCAAGAAGCAAGCCACATGGGGCCGAGTCATTGTTCGTGAAAATGGCAGCCGCATCAAAGCACGGTTATTCCACACAGATCTAGGACTTCGCGCCTACTGCATCGAGTACGACGTTGACGTATTCGAAGAAAACGACGCTACAGTTACGTCCAAATGGATAGGGTTCCCTGGTAACAACAATTTCAAGAACAACCCAGAAGCCGCACAAAAGATCAACTGGATTGCAGCTAATAGCTTCCCAGCTATTTCAAAGGAAGAACTATTAGCCAACGCTGGTATTACCGCCCCAATGGATGATGAAACGGTCATTTCCGTCACCCAGGGCGCAATCTGGGATATAGCTTCCGATGACTTTAAGTACGAAGCCCTTGAGGGTTCCAGCCCGGAGCAACACGAGCAAGAGCAAAAACTCTTTAACTACCTCAAAGACAACCCCGGCCGGGTCGAATCCACCGGTATGGAGGAGGCAAAGATCAAGCCGGTCATTGATAGCTCCAAAGCTATCCGCAAGGACAATGGCGTCTTTGGTCCCTTCGTTGTAACCACTGGTGCTCGCGAACTTCAGGTTTCCGTTGAGCCTAAGGGCATCATCGTCGACGCTGAAGGCAATCCGATCGAAGCATCTTCCATAAGTAAAGATCAAGAATTCTATTTCAAGGTCGACGAAGAAAAAGGTAGTGCAACACTTAGCGCACGGGCTAGCGATAGCCTCATTGACGGCGCATTGATTATCACCGTCATCGCCACCGTGCACGGCCAGACTCTTATCGTGACTCACGATAAGAAGCGTGCTGCTTCAGCTGAACAAGCAATTAGCTGGGAAGGCACAGATCTTAAACTGGGTACCACCGCAACCGATAAGCACGACAGTGACAAGAAGCTCTCCCATAAGGGCGGTACTGTGGTTGACGTGGTTGCTTACGAAGGTTTGATCGTCGGCAAGCAGTACACCATCAAGGGCGAATTGATGGAACGGCTTCCAGACGGCACAGCTCAACCAACCAACATCACCCAGGAAGTCACGTTCACCCCGGATACCCCTAACGGCGAAGTCAAGGTCGAGTTCACGGTTCCGGAAGGCTTTGCTGGTAAGACCCTGGTTGTCTTTGAACGAGCATTCGATGCAAACGGAAAACTGATCGCTGAGCACACCGACATCAACGATGCTAAACAGACCGTTCAGGTTGCTGAATCCTTCTTGGGCGGCTCCATGGATTACGAAACCGGTGTTGCGACGACTGCCATCGTCGCCGGCGGTTTGGTCCTCACCGCAGTCGGCCTGGTCGTTGCAACCCGCACCAAGACCCGCGAAGTCCCACCACTTGGCGAAAGCCCAGCCGCTCCTGCTGCACCTGTCAAGGGAATGCAAAAGTCAGAAACCCCTGCCCCACCTGCCAAGGGCGTGGCAAAGATCGAAGCTGCGAACTCCCCTGCGGCAAAACCAGCCCTAGCTAACACCGGTGTCAGCAGCATCATCCCGCTTCTGCTCATCGCATTAGCTGGTGTCACAATCGGTGGTGTTCTCATCAGCCGCAACCGGCGTCGCGGCTAACCCACCAGAACCCAACGTCTCTCACTGCCTCCGCAACCGCTGCGGAGGCAGTTTTGGATTTGCACTCAAAGCTGCGTCGAAAAGCAAAGGTACCCAAACCTGACATGCAATACCCCCTGACTTCGTGCGATAACCTTACTGACAGCAAGACTGCGAAATGAACCTTGAACGCACGGGAGGAGGTGACGAATGGGAGAAAAATTATCAGTCGGGAAAAACCGCCTATTAAAACCACGTGAGCTGTATCAGTACACCTGGCCAGCATTGTTATCGTCTGTTGGAAGTATCTTCATCGGAATAACTGACTCGTTGCTTATCTCTCACTATTCCACCGCAGCTCTAGCCGGGGTGGCATTGGGTGCGGCACTCTGTGAGCTTGTCATCAACATGCTGCAAGGTGGGTTAATGGCATATCGCATACTCGCGCCTAGGGCAGGAGGTCACGACGCACCTAACCGTGAAACTGCCGGATTGGCAATCGTGCTTAAAAGTTTGCTGCCGATCGCTGGGCTACTTGCAGCTGTCACCATCGCTTCCTCCATATATGGGTACTACTATTTCGACAACGAAACATGGTCACACGCGTTTTCCTACAGTGCAGCACGCGCACCCAGCTTTGTAGCAATAGTCGCAAGCTCAGCCATGTCCATTACACTGATCACATGGGGCTTAACGCGCATCCCGTTACTTATGTTCCTTATCTCTGCGCCGACAAACCTTGTCATAGATTATGTGCTCATTTACGGAGCCGGCCCGGCACCAGAATTAGGTGCGTTGGGTGCCGGAATTGGAAGCACCATCAGCACAATGCTGCCGCTTCCTGTGCTAATCGCATTAATCATGAAGAACCGTTCGCTAGTAGCCGACTCTACGGTGGCCGAACACTATAAAGGTTGGCAGAAGATGACGCGACCAGCGGTCTGGTCCGCCCTCGTGGATTATGGCGGGAATATAGCGTTCACAATGATTATCGCGGTTTCCGGCGCGGCGGCTGTCGCTGGGATGCGCTTCGGCGCGCAGCTTCATTTGCTAGCGTTCATCGTAATTTCGAGTGTCTCGTCGGCAGCGCTTTACATTTTGGGGAAAGAGTTTTCTACACACCGCAACACCATTAAAAAAGGCACCCCTGAGCTGCGCCGCACATTCTTCACGATCGGTTTTATCTCCGGCGGGGTTATTCTGCTGATAAGCCTGGCTGTTTCCCCGGTCATATCCCCCGATCCGGATGTGAACAGCGCGTTTAGGGTATCGGCGGTTATCGTTGCGGCACTGTGCCCGCTGGCCGGTGTGACATATGCGAATGTGACACTCTTACACTTATTTGGGCTAACCAATCACGAGTTCATAAGCAATGCAGTTGGTGTGTGGTGCGCTCAAATCCCTATAGCATTAGCGTTCTGCCTGCTAAGTGATGGCATATTGCCGTTTATTGGCATCGGTGCGTATTGGCTGTTTCGATGCGTGTTAAGCCATTGGCAAGTTACCCGATATGTCCAACTGACGAACGAAAAGTAGCAAGTTTTACATATCTAAACTGCGTAACGTTTTAGTTG
The nucleotide sequence above comes from Corynebacterium mustelae. Encoded proteins:
- a CDS encoding VaFE repeat-containing surface-anchored protein: MSLFMAVILALGFATAVRPAYAQDNSTSSIEIGKKVKIKKQATWGRVIVRENGSRIKARLFHTDLGLRAYCIEYDVDVFEENDATVTSKWIGFPGNNNFKNNPEAAQKINWIAANSFPAISKEELLANAGITAPMDDETVISVTQGAIWDIASDDFKYEALEGSSPEQHEQEQKLFNYLKDNPGRVESTGMEEAKIKPVIDSSKAIRKDNGVFGPFVVTTGARELQVSVEPKGIIVDAEGNPIEASSISKDQEFYFKVDEEKGSATLSARASDSLIDGALIITVIATVHGQTLIVTHDKKRAASAEQAISWEGTDLKLGTTATDKHDSDKKLSHKGGTVVDVVAYEGLIVGKQYTIKGELMERLPDGTAQPTNITQEVTFTPDTPNGEVKVEFTVPEGFAGKTLVVFERAFDANGKLIAEHTDINDAKQTVQVAESFLGGSMDYETGVATTAIVAGGLVLTAVGLVVATRTKTREVPPLGESPAAPAAPVKGMQKSETPAPPAKGVAKIEAANSPAAKPALANTGVSSIIPLLLIALAGVTIGGVLISRNRRRG
- a CDS encoding MATE family efflux transporter, with product MGEKLSVGKNRLLKPRELYQYTWPALLSSVGSIFIGITDSLLISHYSTAALAGVALGAALCELVINMLQGGLMAYRILAPRAGGHDAPNRETAGLAIVLKSLLPIAGLLAAVTIASSIYGYYYFDNETWSHAFSYSAARAPSFVAIVASSAMSITLITWGLTRIPLLMFLISAPTNLVIDYVLIYGAGPAPELGALGAGIGSTISTMLPLPVLIALIMKNRSLVADSTVAEHYKGWQKMTRPAVWSALVDYGGNIAFTMIIAVSGAAAVAGMRFGAQLHLLAFIVISSVSSAALYILGKEFSTHRNTIKKGTPELRRTFFTIGFISGGVILLISLAVSPVISPDPDVNSAFRVSAVIVAALCPLAGVTYANVTLLHLFGLTNHEFISNAVGVWCAQIPIALAFCLLSDGILPFIGIGAYWLFRCVLSHWQVTRYVQLTNEK